Proteins from one Aspergillus nidulans FGSC A4 chromosome VIII genomic window:
- a CDS encoding uncharacterized protein (transcript_id=CADANIAT00001391) yields MVSAHQHPPPAIPPSPTLSNPDMILPFDDTERENSTPSPPFNLPSLSHLQSFYESRTNHANGYNNLDPTRTSAPRTHKQAFPRHTWMNEGLHDASSRRLSAIGEEDTTSPYRSGRNSQGSAVERHSRVLDSPVSMREKGDFEGAESRAHSSSSSSTISGASETSSWDETKARADYVSAKEIRGSREDRRAAPAPSNSAQSTSNAPAANEKDDPDEDLSAIILESEAERILENAKRRLSLMEGNLTRARSTMRSTTPSLSSSPVPSAPSPGLGQPVGGLYQSIHRAADRRSSNLRPRQTYKSQVTSNNRHSRVYSETNLPSNPRDVGKTMSRSVSAMGSSTSSDFHNDERSFHYAPTRAYLTHRASVSSIQQNHLVPSVKERASSNSPSIEGVEEEEAKISNMEEFNTAYPVHDPPSRSQSQLQVRDLQDQMKGLHIKISTLKVKAQEDGLRRRSLQSLRTPSPLTAANHWPSEALQSSDGAIVAAFELTDHESDHSTAESLYEDAEEDIDREALEEILREPLDDDLADGELESLPAVDDTPHEEREDAFDYEHFILHSALGNYTQTRLRRQSNASETSVETTRPINKRRSMRSIKHSRSNSNNSISTIATFATAAEGRDDIESVLYWDRKFNDEPEDEQTDIDPEPERNPRKSLAVESVASQRPDSAATGSATPTSLASSLVSTVRAAASPHPNSTNSHLGINEDDTRLLEQLFKSLGDVCMNLQELTTSPDYDEKQAKLLRRRLEAARRVLDGELD; encoded by the exons ATGGTTTCGGCACACCAACACCCTCCACCGGCCATCCCCCCGTCGCCGACCCTGTCCAATCCGGACATGATCCTTCCCTTCGATGACACCGAGCGCGAAAATTCCACTCCGTCCCCGCCGTTCAATCTGCCCTCGCTATCCCACCTTCAGTCCTTCTACGAAAGTCGAACAAACCACGCGAACGGGTACAACAACCTGGACCCAACGAGGACTAGCGCGCCACGGACCCATAAACAGGCCTTTCCGCGGCACACGTGGATGAACGAAGGCCTTCACGATGCTTCCAGTCGTCGCTTATCAGCCATAGGGGAAGAGGATACCACGTCGCCCTATCGGTCTGGAAGGAATTCACAAGGCTCGGCGGTGGAACGACATAGTCGCGTTTTGGACTCGCCAGTATCGATGCGCGAGAAAGGCGATTTCGAAGGTGCTGAATCCCGAGCGCACAGcagctcgtcaagctcgACGATCAGCGGAGCGAGTGAGACTTCGTCATGGGATGAGACAAAAGCGCGCGCAGACTACGTGTCTGCAAAAGAGATTCGTGGATCGAGAGAAGACCGCCGCGCAGCCCCTGCGCCGTCAAACAGTGCACAGTCGACCTCAAACGCGCCGGCGGCCAATGAGAAAGACGATCCGGACGAGGACTTGTCCGCGATCATTTTGGAGAGTGAGGCAGAGCGGATTTTAGAGAACGCGAAGAGACGATTGTCG CTTATGGAGGGAAACTTAACACGAGCTCGCTCCACAATGCGCTCAACTACTCCGTCGCTTTCATCCTCACCGGTGCCTTCCGCTCCCTCGCCTGGTCTAGGACAGCCCGTTGGTGGCTTGTACCAGTCGATTCACCGCGCAGCTGACCGCAGGTCCTCCAATCTCCGGCCACGACAGACATATAAGTCGCAGGTTACAAGTAACAATAGGCATTCGCGAGTTTATAGCGAGACCAACCTGCCGTCCAACCCACGGGATGTTGGGAAGACTATGTCCCGATCTGTGAGCGCGATGGGCTCTAGCACGAGCTCCGACTTCCATAATGATGAGCGCTCTTTTCATTACGCGCCCACTCGGGCGTATCTTACTCACCGCGCGTCGGTCTCGTCTATACAGCAGAATCACTTAGTTCCATCTGTGAAGGAACGCGCATCCTCTAATTCGCCTTCGATTGAAGGagtagaggaagaggaggcgaaAATCTCGAATATGGAAGAATTCAATACTGCTTATCCAGTTCATGACCCCCCTTCTCGCTCCCAATCCCAGCTCCAGGTGCGCGACCTGCAGGATCAGATGAAAGGGCTTCACATCAAGATCTCGACTCTGAAGGTGAAGGCACAGGAGGATGGTCTGCGGCGCCGCAGCCTACAGAGTTTGCGCACGCCCAGCCCTTTGACAGCCGCAAACCATTG GCCTTCCGAGGCTCTGCAGTCGTCGGACGGCGCTATCGTTGCAGCCTTTGAACTAACCGACCATGAGAGCGATCACTCGACCGCGGAAAGCCTCTACGAAGATGCAGAGGAGGACATCGACCGTGAGGCGTTAGAGGAGATTCTACGAGAACCTCTGGATGATGACCTCGCTGATGGCGAGCTGGAGTCGCTTCCAGCGGTTGACGATACTCCGCACGAAGAACGTGAGGACGCTTTTGACTACGAGCACTTTATTCTGCATAGCGCATTGGGCAATTACACACAGACGCGACTCCGTCGGCAAAGCAATGCGTCGGAAACGTCAGTTGAGACCACCCGGCCAATCAACAAGCGCCGCTCTATGCGTTCTATAAAGCATTCCAGgtccaacagcaacaactcTATATCCACGATCGCAACCTTTGCAACAGCCGCGGAAGGCAGGGACGACATCGAAAGTGTTCTGTACTGGGACCGGAAATTTAATGATG AACCCGAGGATGAACAAACAGACATCGACCCTGAACCAGAACGCAACCCTCGCAAATCGCTCGCAGTCGAATCGGTCGCCTCACAGCGTCCTGACTCTGCAGCAACCGGCTCCGCAACACCAACGTCGCTTGCCTCGTCGCTTGTCTCGACAGTGCGTGCGGCAGCAAGCCCACATCCAAACTCCACGAACAGCCACCTAGGTATTAATGAAGACGACACTCGGTTGCTCGAACAGCTGTTCAAAAGTCTAGGCGACGTTTGCATGAACTTGCAGGAACTTACGACGTCACCGGACTATGACGAGAAGCAAGCGAAGCTACTCAGGCGACGGTTAGAGGCCGCGAGGCGCGTGCTTGATGGCGAGCTTGATTGA
- a CDS encoding putative vesicle transport v-SNARE protein Gos1 (transcript_id=CADANIAT00001395), with amino-acid sequence MASSTGAGWAQLRQQARSLETQTESLFHTYSQYASMTKLPPQPAEEEIRNEHQIRDLLEKRESLLAQLARLLDSEATLTSSALKQNNLARHREVLAEHKRELSRLTAAIAELRDRANLLSNVRSDINAYRSSNPAAAESEYMLEERRRIDESHGVIDGVLSQAARHFRALTGGLWALPAKSRG; translated from the exons ATGGCGTCCTCTACTGGTGCTGGGTGGGCACAACTGCGGCAGCAGGCCAGATCTCTCGAAACTCAG ACCGAGAGCCTCTTTCACACCTACTCCCAATATGCTTCCATGACCAAGCTGCCTCCGCAGCCCGCAGAAGAGGAGATCCGCAATGAGCACCAGATCCGAGACCTCTTGGAAAAG CGCGAATCCCTACTGGCCCAACTCGCCCGCCTCCTCGATTCCGAGGCAACACTCACATCCTCAGCTCTCAAACAGAACAACCTAGCCCGCCACCGTGAAGTCCTCGCAGAACACAAACGTGAACTATCCCGCCTCACGGCTGCGATAGCTGAGTTGCGGGACCGCGCAAACCTCCTCTCCAACGTGCGCTCCGACATTAACGCTTACCGCTCCTCGAACCCTGCCGCCGCGGAATCAGAGTACATGCTCGAGGAGCGGCGTCGTATCGATGAGAGCCATGGAGTAATAGATGGCGTGCTGAGCCAGGC CGCGAGACACTTTCGAGCATTAACCGGCGGATTGTGGGCGCTGCCAGCCAAATCCCGGGGGTGA
- a CDS encoding mitochondrial ATPase complex subunit ATP10 (transcript_id=CADANIAT00001394) produces MWKPSKPLSLLLEPSLLQSSLCLKCQLRGTSAVRPRASLRSYTTPNSNGEKPSASTKATTSRRVQFQQNATPQSAPPKAHEPREQEPIPLLDRPIGSAIPPQEGQNTGIDKRTLGQRRDDFVNYEKHIKRREELTRQAAKPYFREWSNMRYNEGKTFVSNPRLFKRDKALYFPNLYGTTLASPQEPQNTTSILRGKVSVVNLFSSVWAESQVATFTGPQFNPGLYEAFKEGSHLVQKVDINVEDNILKAWLVRMFMWRMRGKLPKEQHPRYFLVRKGLDDGLKEAIAMMNSRVGYVYLLDENCRIRWAGSGPAEPAELESLNNGVRKLINERKISLGSELHVQHSQVSGKETKKARVIEHSR; encoded by the exons ATGTGGAAACCTTCGAAGCCTCTCTCGTTATTACTGGAGCCTTCGCTCCTGCAGAGTAGTCTCTGCCTCAAATGTCAGCTGCGCGGTACCTCTGCGGTCCGACCTAGAGCTTCTCTGCGTTCCTATACAACGCCAAACAGCAACGGAGAGAAGCCGTCGGCCTCAACTAAAGCAACGACAAGCAGAAGAGTTCAATTCCAGCAGAATGCCACTCCTCAATCAGCTCCTCCCAAGGCGCATGAACCCAGAGAACAAGAGCCAATACCACTTTTAGACCGCCCAATTGGTTCGGCGATTCCCCCGCAGGAGGGTCAAAACACTGGGATTGACAAGCGGACATTGGGACAACGACGGGACGATTTTGTGAACTATGAAAAACATATCAAGAGGCGTGAAGAGCT GACACGACAAGCCGCAAAGCCATACTTCCGAGAATGGTCAAACATGCGATACAACGAGGGTAAGACCTTTGTGTCGAACCCGCGCTTATTCAAGCGTGACAAAGCGCTCTACTTCCCTAACCTTTACGGAACTACACTCGCCTCGCCGCAAGAACCGCAGAATACCACATCCATACTCCGCGGTAAAGTGTCTGTCGTGAACCTCTTTTCCAGCGTTTGGGCAGAAAGTCAGGTCGCCACGTTTACTGGGCCCCAGTTCAACCCCGGTCTATATGAGGCATTTAAGGAAGGTAGTCACCTTGTGCAGAAGGTCGATATTAACGTGGAGGACAACATTCTCAAGGCGTGGCTGGTTCGGATGTTCATGTGGCGGATGAGGGGGAAGCTGCCCAAGGAACAACATCCAAGATACTTTCTGGTGCGCAAGGGTCTTGACGATGGCCTCAAGGAAGCTATTGCCATGATGAACAGTAGAGTTGGATACGTGTATCTTTTGGACGAGAACTGCCGTATCCGATGGGCAGGCAGTGGACCTGCTGAGCCCGCCGAATTGGAGAGCTTGAACAATGGCGTCCGCAAGCTTATCAATGAACGGAAAATTAGTCTAGGGTCCGAGTTGCACGTGCAGCATTCGCAAGTATCAGgaaaggagacgaagaaggccaGGGTGATTGAGCATAGCCGTTAA
- a CDS encoding DNA-directed DNA polymerase beta (transcript_id=CADANIAT00001393), which yields MSSVSSSISVVEIPSIKQTLEKKTVSTKRPTTDAPGKRKRGGFVARMIPEQLQIFKGLVFLTFSATVFFPNSDVSPLRRLRIQRAQEYGALWAKTWGSHVTHIIVDKGLSFEEILKHLELETIPSDVAVVDEAYPAECIKFRCILRAAQVRFQVKGAPSAELPRLDTLQPESQSVLTQWSPPLKPDGRQLGQTQRSSQLSVQEDPSLEQAPQLDIYCEASGKIVRGSSPVREHDALNDVIEEAKATEHLPLDPLDTSDDDSAAEKSGYETSDESQSPPAKTKSRKLSDGQNGVARCWQQKFVCMQKHDSTSSAQNPNARTIEVLQQMLDYYTRTADHWRTLAYRKAISALRSQSKKVLSRSEAIRIPGIGERLADKIEEIVLTNRLRRLDNTSNTVEDRLLQTYLGVYGAGITVASRWIAQGYRSLEDLRTKASLTQAQRIGLDHYFDFSQQIPRTEVQAHGNFVRRVVRMESPDMQVIIGGSYRRGAATSGDIDLIITRPDATIEEIRTLMLDNVVPKLFQQGFLQASLAATCRGEGSKWHGASKLPDGQLWRRIDLLFVPGAELGAALIYFTGNDIFNRSIRLLASKKLMRLNQRGLYADVPRASQRTKVNPGRLLESRDERRIFKILGVPWRPPEHRNC from the exons AtgtcttctgtttcttcGAGCATCTCGGTTGTTGAGATTCCCAGCATTAAGcagactctggagaagaagacggtgTCAACCAAACGCCCAACAACGGACGCCCCTGGAAAGCGCAAGAGGGGAGGCTTTGTTGCAAGGATGATTCCCGAACAACTGCAAATATTCAAAGGTCTTGTATTTT TAACCTTCTCTGCCACAGTCTTCTTTCCGAACAGCGATGTTTCTCCCCTTCGCAGATTGCGAATCCAGAGAGCACAGGAATATGGCGCTCTATGGGCAAAAACGTGGGGAAGTCATGTTACACACATCATAGTTGATAAAGGGTTGAGCTTCGAAGAAATCCTAAAGCACTTGGAGCTAGAGACGATTCCG TCCGATGTTGCCGTAGTTGATGAAGCGTACCCTGCCGAGTGCATCAAATTCCGATGTATTTTGAGGGCCGCGCAAGTACGTTTCCAAGTCAAAGGTGCGCCTTCGGCCGAGCTTCCAAGACTAGACACTTTGCAGCCCGAGAGTCAATCTGTGCTCACTCAATGGTCCCCGCCGTTAAAGCCAGATGGAAGACAGCTAGGTCAGACTCAGAGGTCGTCCCAGCTTTCTGTACAAGAGGATCCTTCACTAGAGCAGGCTCCGCAACTTGACATTTATTGTGAGGCGAGTGGGAAGATAGTTCGTGGCAGTTCCCCTGTCCGCGAACATGATGCGCTGAATGATGTGATAGAGGAAGCTAAAGCTACTGAACATCTG CCCCTCGACCCCTTAGATACCTCAGACGATGactctgctgctgagaaatCTGGTTACGAAACCTCTGACGAGTCACAATCCCCGCCAGCAAAAACGAAGAGTAGGAAACTATCTGATGGCCAAAATGGAGTAGCTAGATGCTGGCAGCAAAAGTTCGTTTGCATGCAGAAGCACGACTCTACCTCGAGCGCCCAGAATCCCAATGCGAGGACGATTGAAGTGCTACAGCAGATGCTGGATTACTATACCCGGACCGCAGACCACTGGCGCACTTTGGCATACCGAAAGGCAATCAGTGCCCTTCGCAGTCAGTCAAAGAAGGTGCTCAGCCGCTCTGAAGCCATCCGAATTCCTGGAATTGGGGAGCGTCTAGCGGACAAGATTGAAGAGATTGTCCTTACGAACCGACTTCGCCGCTTGGATAATACAAGCAATACAGTCGAGGACCGCCTACTTCAGACATACTTGGGTGTCTACGGGGCCGGAATTACAGTGGCTTCTAGGTGGATAGCTCAAGGCTATAGATCGCTGGAAGACCTACGCACAAAAGCCTCCCTAACACAGGCACAGCGCATTGGTCTCGACCACTACTTTGACTTTTCCCAACAAATACCGAGAACCGAAGTCCAGGCTCATGGAAATTTCGTCCGACGAGTCGTACGAATGGAGAGCCCTGATATGCAAGTCATCATTGGCGGTTCCTACCGTCGTGGCGCGGCCACTTCCGGTGATATTGACTTGATCATCACAAGGCCTGATGCCACGATCGAGGAGATTCGGACACTGATGCTAGATAATGTCGTGCCAAAACTATTTCAACAAGGGTTCCTTCAAGCAAGCTTGGCTGCTACATGTCGGGGGGAAGGGTCAAAATGGCATGGCGCATCCAAACTGCCAGATGGTCAATTGTGGCGGCGGATCGATCTGTTATTCGTGCCTGGTGCAGAACTCGGTGCAGCCTTGATATACTTTACTGGTAACGATATCTTTAACCGCAGCATAAGACTGCTTGCTAGCAAGAAGCTCATGCGTCTCAACCAAAGAGGACTGTATGCAGACGTGCCGCGTGCTTCTCAACGGACGAAGGTAAACCCCGGTCGACTTCTTGAAAGTCGAGATGAGCGCCGTATCTTCAAAATCCTGGGAGTGCCCTGGCGACCACCAGAGCACCGAAATTGCTAA
- a CDS encoding protein sonC (transcript_id=CADANIAT00001392) encodes MGRKPNQLILEFFIRGQKLEDASNRYQHTCKACGEKFPKGRIDSLTNHLVKKCTAIPLRDRQRVLLRLHELPDLADGDQNKDSNSAGQNKGKSGEVSFTTRQNFDGLNVLAEASRQVGASDQTKRGTPAFPQSVTVGGKTVVVDPALEAEGFQGHPTQSDQMDEDVKIPVSPKSPTDATTIPSLPPTGSLDPSSASPPLPETSLTPDPTATSRQSQLSMIAASASEMVPHGLPLDHDPSSGLSDGLSKMSSAWNQQLSTQEQLLFDSLQEHDPTLTAATQRAASFPRPIAMNPNTQAKGFVNEFGNSTKPAKPKVRGRFSAARRREVQEVRKRGACIRCRMLKKPCSGDSPCTTCASVESARLWKHPCIRTRIADEFELYHANLHATLAFHDVSSIRNQVKFEIFAGRIEVTHFEESMVFVTLAGQQGHKPSASTLDPQLQGLGDETQFQGPLQEIYLLDNDMDDVPGKIEMYIKKAGPFFYEREASDNPSDSFQDLLLERVLELWVATHILVDADLHWKTFSNPTLPPASYNSFAQPTDDGRIPIDEITNAESYALLCGQLRSATEKRAAALSKSVMNDLERRLLQRQQSGWFETFLVSLILLNCVERTCWLFRSWDDENFSQRWPLDKRPQYYAAQGDRFSDILHMLLKMRSLPPKANPLPDSGILKAVEGSDENAIRWFDMIKITPLYLEQRQAAGFDPTDSRSFDLRYGAKLLPPANVYA; translated from the exons ATGGGTCGCAAACCCAACCAACTCATCCTCGAGTTCTTTATTCGAGGTCAAAAGCTTGAAGATGCCAGTAATCGCTATCAGCATACGTGCAAGGCATGTGGCGAGAAGTTTCCCAAAGGCCGCATCGACAGCCTCACCAATCATCTGGTAAAGAAATGCACCGCGATCCCGTTGCGGGACCGACAACGCGTCTTGTTGCGACTCCACGAACTTCCCGACCTTGCGGATGGTGATCAGAATAAGGACTCGAATTCTGCAGGGCAAAATAAAGGGAAATCTGGCGAGGTTTCGTTTACAACGCGCCAGAATTTTGACGGACTAAATGTGCTGGCCGAAGCGTCGCGACAGGTGGGTGCTTCTGACCAGACAAAGCGGGGGACTCCTGCATTTCCCCAGTCCGTCACTGTTGGGGGAAAGactgttgttgttgatcCTGCGCTCGAAGCGGAGGGTTTTCAGGGCCATCCTACTCAATCTGACCAAATGGATGAGGATGTTAAGATTCCGG TTTCCCCCAAATCGCCTACAGACGCGACCACAAtcccttcgcttcctcctaCCGGTTCGCTTGATCCTTCGTCGGCCTCGCCGCCTTTACCGGAGACTTCATTGACTCCCGACCCAACCGCCACTTCTCGGCAGTCGCAGCTGTCCATGATCGCCGCATCTGCTAGTGAAATGGTACCTCACGGCCTCCCGTTGGATCATGATCCTAGCTCTGGACTTTCTGACGGTTTGTCTAAGATGAGTTCTGCATGGAACCAACAGCTTTCGACTCAGGAACAATTGCTGTTCGACAGCCTCCAGGAGCATGATCCGACCCTGACAGCAGCGACCCAACGCGCTGCCTCCTTTCCTCGCCCCATCGCAATGAACCCGAACACTCAGGCTAAGGGCTTTGTCAACGAGTTCGGCAATTCAACCAAGCCAGCTAAGCCCAAAGTTCGCGGCCGATTCTCCGCAGCCAGACGCCgggaggttcaggaagtgaggaagagaggcGCGTGTATACGCTGCCGTATGCTCAAAAAACCT TGTTCCGGCGACAGCCCATGCACTACCTGCGCTAGCGTTGAGAGCGCGCGTCTGTGGAAGCATCCGTGTATTCGCACGCGAATAGCGGACGAGTTCGAGCTGTATCATGCTA ATCTGCATGCGACGTTAGCTTTCCACGATGTTAGCAGTATTCGAAACCAGGTCAAATTCGAGATCTTCGCCGGTCGTATTGAGGTCACACATTTCGAGGAGAGCATGGTTTTTGTTACGCTTGCTGGACAGCAGGGCCATAAGCCATCGGCTTCCACACTTgatccccagctccaggGGCTTGGGGACGAGACGCAATTCCAGGGGCCACTCCAAGAGATTTATCTGCTGGACAATGACATGGATGACGTCCCGGGAAAAATCGAGATgtacatcaagaaggctgGCCCATTCTTCTACGAGCGCGAGGCCTCCGAC AATCCATCTGATAGTTTTCAGGATTTGTTATTAGAGCGAGTGTTAGAGTTGTGGGTAGCCACACATATTCTGGTTGACGCCGATCTACACTGGAAGACTTTCAGCAACCCGACCTTACCGCCCGCCTCATACAACTCCTTTGCGCAGCCTACAGATGACGGGCGTATTCCCATAGATGAAATCACGAACGCCGAGTCGTACGCACTGTTGTGCGGCCAGTTGCGCTCTGCGACAGAGAAGCGTGCAGCGGCGCTAAGCAAATCGGTGATGAATGACCTGGAAAGGAGGCTCCTTCAGCGCCAGCAAAGCGGCTGGTTTGAGACTTTCCTAGTCTCTCTGATCCTCCTGAACTGCGTCGAGAGAACATGCTGGCTGTTCCGATCCTGGGATGACGAGAACTTTTCGCAGCGGTGGCCGCTTGACAAGCGGCCGCAGTATTATGCGGCGCAAGGCGACCGTTTCTCGGATATCCTGCATatgttgttgaagatgcgGAGTCTGCCACCCAAGGCGAACCCACTGCCGGACAGCGGGATTCTCAAAGCTGTGGAGGGCAGTGACGAGAACGCCATCCGTTGGTTTGACATGATCAAGATTACCC CACTATACCTAGAACAGCGTCAGGCCGCAGGGTTCGATCCTACTGATTCTCGATCGTTCGACCTCCGTTATGGAGCGAAACTGCTGCCGCCTGCAAATGTCTATGCGTGA
- a CDS encoding 60S ribosomal uL29 domain-containing protein (transcript_id=CADANIAT00001396) has product MSSKVKAGQLWGKSKDELTKQLDELKTELAQLRVQKITGGASSKSLRIHDVRKSIARVLTVINANQRSQLRLFYKNKKYLPLDLRPRLTRALRRRLTKHEATLKTERQRKKEIHFPQRKYAIKA; this is encoded by the exons ATG TCTTCCAAGGTCAAGGCTGGTCAACTCTGGGGAAAGAGCAAGGATGAGCTCACAAAGCAGCTGGATGAGCTGAAGACCGAGCTGGCTCAGCTCCGTGTCCAGAAGATCACTGGCGGTGCTTCGTCGAAGAGCCTGCGGAT TCACGACGTCCGCAAGTCGATCGCCCGTGTCTTGACCGTCATCAACGCCAACCAGCGATCCCAGCTCCGCCTCTtctacaagaacaagaagtaCCTCCCTCTTGACCTCCGCCCCCGCCTCACTCGCGCTCTTCGACGCCGCCTCACCAAGCACGAGGCTACCCTCAAGACTGAGcgccagcgcaagaaggagatccACTTCCCTCAGCGGAAGTACGCCATCAAG GCGTAA